The genomic region CTCGGCAGTTGCACTATTCAGATCTATTAAATCGGAACTACCATGATAGTCCTCAAAGGCATCTTCATCTATTTTCGGGGGCTTCAATTTACCATTTTGGTCTATAAAGACCGCTCCATTTTGCTCACTCAACGTTAGCGGGATATGTTCTCCTTTTTCGGGTACATGGACGTGACACCCATCTTTCAAGTTCGCCGCTAAATTGACGGCAACTGAATCGGCTTTCTCGGTAAGCCCCCCTGCTTCTGCCACCAATTCGTATACCCTGGATCCTTCCGGCAGTTTGTATACGCCCGGACTTTTAACTGCTCCCGTGATATACAAAACCCACACCTTCTCGGGAATGGACGTTCCTGCACCATTTGCGTCGTTTTCTCTTTTTACTCCTTCGAATTTGGTGTTTGTAAGCTCATCGAGGCCGTAATATTTTTCATCTGTTTCATGGACTTTCGATTTGCCTAACGAATAG from Acetomicrobium thermoterrenum DSM 13490 harbors:
- a CDS encoding helix-hairpin-helix domain-containing protein, with protein sequence MSSKSEFKIQEAKRKIEKYSKGKRFKGIAAAFLCLILAIGISTAYSLGKSKVHETDEKYYGLDELTNTKFEGVKRENDANGAGTSIPEKVWVLYITGAVKSPGVYKLPEGSRVYELVAEAGGLTEKADSVAVNLAANLKDGCHVHVPEKGEHIPLTLSEQNGAVFIDQNGKLKPPKIDEDAFEDYHGSSDLIDLNSATAEMLQSLPGIGPKTAQAILSYREDKGGFRSVEELLEVKGIGPKKMEKIRPLITVGYR